Proteins from a genomic interval of Vibrio casei:
- a CDS encoding DMT family transporter: protein MAVKEQTLSKGGRRHFSFPTLEILLLLVAIFWGTSYGLTKQALVYTSVMMFIALRFSITFLSLLPIAVRDAQIGRSKDWKVALPTGIILATIFLFEVAGVFNTSASKAAFLISLSVIATALLEMCMNKKLISKTLFMLVISSVVGVFLLTSSNGVEMALSRGDYFILVAAMLRAVMVTATKKITQGKQISNVTLTCVQSFVVAASAICVMIFSHNVDLSLPTSSEFWLIIIYMVLCCTLFAFFVQNHAVRQLSPTKVSLLMGSEPLFGAIFAVIWLNESLSMIQMLGGGIIFISVMVASMSKKSS from the coding sequence ATGGCAGTAAAAGAACAAACATTAAGTAAAGGTGGAAGAAGGCACTTTTCTTTTCCCACATTAGAGATTTTATTGTTATTAGTGGCCATTTTTTGGGGAACCAGTTATGGCTTAACCAAGCAAGCTCTAGTGTATACGTCGGTAATGATGTTTATTGCCTTACGGTTTTCGATCACATTTCTATCATTACTTCCTATAGCGGTTAGAGATGCACAAATAGGGCGCAGTAAAGATTGGAAAGTAGCGCTGCCAACAGGAATTATTCTGGCAACAATTTTCTTATTTGAAGTCGCTGGTGTGTTTAATACGTCAGCGAGTAAAGCTGCATTTCTTATTAGCTTGTCAGTGATAGCTACGGCTTTACTAGAAATGTGTATGAATAAAAAACTGATCAGTAAGACATTGTTTATGCTTGTTATATCAAGTGTCGTCGGTGTTTTCTTATTAACAAGTTCAAATGGCGTTGAGATGGCGTTAAGTCGAGGTGATTACTTTATTTTAGTCGCCGCGATGTTGAGGGCGGTAATGGTAACTGCGACGAAAAAAATTACTCAAGGTAAACAGATATCCAATGTCACTCTTACTTGTGTTCAATCTTTTGTTGTCGCCGCCAGTGCAATCTGCGTGATGATCTTCAGTCATAATGTGGATCTTTCACTGCCGACATCTTCCGAGTTTTGGTTGATCATTATCTATATGGTTTTGTGCTGTACCTTGTTTGCTTTTTTTGTCCAAAATCATGCCGTACGCCAATTATCACCGACTAAAGTGTCTCTCCTTATGGGCAGCGAACCGTTGTTTGGCGCTATTTTTGCTGTGATTTGGCTAAACGAATCTTTATCGATGATACAAATGCTAGGCGGTGGCATTATTTTTATCAGTGTGATGGTGGCTTCGATGAGTAAAAAATCAAGCTAA
- a CDS encoding Na+/H+ antiporter NhaC family protein yields MDQQSAVVLLPIIVTLVLSLATKNVVLGLFFGVFSGVIMLSGWDIFSSFGLLVKDHLATQLTDSYNAGVLVLLVFIGGFVALMEQSGGGQAFATKVTHWISNKTRGQISAWLGGITIFFSDLGTPLIVGPVFRPLFDKLKLSREKLAFIIDSTSSPVAILIPFIGWGVYIMGLIQKELTAANSDISDWDAFISAIPYQFYAILAVGLVPLLALTQLDFGPMAKAEQLAKTGKSVVDHDVNTVSAFTHPNAKSSFIGVPLLVMAAVLAYMLVPLGFPFEKVSGSVFRAALSTAYFSAAVSLISLMAWYNVRSLSEGIQVYLQGMGKMIQVAIILILAWALSGISKELGTASYIAELAQTGFPYWLLPAVAFLLAAIISFATGSSWGTFAIMMPLVIPTVFAIDAPLYVCIGAVLSGGLFGDHCSPISETTILSSTGAGCDQFQHFRTQFPYAVLNGSIALLSFLIAGFVDSMFVVFGALCVQIFAVVVLSKVAASRSEQAQKQMA; encoded by the coding sequence ATGGATCAACAGAGTGCTGTTGTACTGTTACCCATTATTGTCACCTTGGTGTTATCGCTTGCCACAAAGAATGTCGTTTTAGGGTTATTTTTTGGCGTGTTTTCCGGTGTGATTATGCTGTCGGGGTGGGATATTTTTTCCAGCTTTGGACTGTTAGTGAAAGACCATTTAGCCACACAACTTACCGACAGTTATAACGCTGGAGTATTGGTATTGTTAGTCTTCATTGGTGGCTTTGTTGCCTTGATGGAGCAATCGGGTGGGGGGCAAGCTTTTGCCACGAAAGTGACGCATTGGATCAGTAATAAAACTCGAGGGCAAATTTCAGCTTGGCTCGGTGGCATTACGATCTTCTTTTCCGATCTTGGAACGCCGTTAATTGTTGGCCCGGTATTTCGTCCTTTATTTGATAAATTAAAACTTTCAAGAGAAAAACTGGCCTTCATTATTGATTCGACCTCATCGCCAGTGGCTATTTTGATCCCTTTTATTGGTTGGGGGGTGTACATCATGGGGCTAATTCAAAAAGAACTCACCGCAGCAAATAGCGATATCTCTGATTGGGATGCCTTTATTTCTGCTATTCCCTATCAATTTTACGCTATTTTAGCAGTTGGTTTAGTTCCTTTATTGGCGTTAACTCAATTAGACTTTGGGCCGATGGCGAAGGCTGAACAACTGGCGAAAACGGGTAAGTCGGTAGTTGATCATGATGTGAATACTGTCAGTGCATTTACCCACCCTAATGCAAAATCCTCTTTTATCGGTGTGCCACTTTTGGTGATGGCGGCTGTATTGGCGTATATGTTAGTTCCTCTTGGTTTTCCATTTGAAAAAGTGTCTGGATCGGTATTTCGAGCCGCGTTAAGTACTGCCTATTTTAGTGCTGCGGTATCCCTTATTTCTTTAATGGCTTGGTATAATGTAAGAAGTTTAAGTGAAGGGATTCAAGTTTATTTACAAGGTATGGGTAAAATGATTCAAGTAGCAATCATTTTAATTTTAGCCTGGGCATTAAGTGGTATTAGTAAAGAGCTTGGTACGGCAAGTTATATTGCTGAACTGGCACAAACAGGTTTCCCTTATTGGTTATTACCTGCCGTAGCTTTCTTATTAGCGGCGATTATTTCGTTTGCAACAGGGTCTTCATGGGGTACGTTTGCGATTATGATGCCACTTGTTATACCAACGGTATTTGCTATTGATGCACCATTGTATGTGTGTATTGGTGCGGTGCTTTCTGGTGGTTTGTTTGGTGATCACTGTTCACCAATTTCAGAAACGACCATTTTGTCCTCAACAGGGGCTGGTTGTGATCAGTTCCAGCATTTTAGAACTCAGTTTCCTTATGCGGTTCTAAATGGCAGCATTGCGTTATTGAGTTTTCTTATAGCTGGTTTTGTAGACAGTATGTTCGTTGTGTTCGGTGCTCTGTGTGTGCAAATCTTTGCGGTGGTTGTGTTATCTAAAGTGGCGGCCTCTCGATCTGAGCAGGCACAAAAGCAGATGGCTTAA
- a CDS encoding EamA family transporter, protein MKTRDILITVLVMAIWGFNFSMIKLGVNDVDPLLVAASRFLFATFPIIFFIRKPNVPWRYLLGYGIVFGTGIWGMASTSITFGLSSGMAAVLLQIDVITTVFVGVWLYKETISSRMLSGILIACVGIIVSIIYTNGNVSLAGTAFILVSAMCWPIAGVIMKQSGCKSPFAFNVWGMLFAPVPLVALSILINGFDVLEITYQHWNSNTWISVLFQAYPTTVFGYWVWNKMILQYPMSQLAPLTLLTTVFALLSGYILFGESLSNAQWISCSAFLIGIALVIIKPKNKAVNLTQPIKSPH, encoded by the coding sequence ATGAAAACCAGAGACATACTCATTACCGTGCTCGTCATGGCTATTTGGGGATTTAATTTCTCAATGATCAAACTTGGGGTAAATGATGTTGACCCATTATTGGTGGCCGCCTCTCGCTTCTTATTTGCCACCTTTCCTATTATTTTCTTTATCCGAAAACCGAATGTGCCTTGGCGCTATTTACTTGGCTACGGCATTGTTTTTGGAACGGGGATTTGGGGAATGGCATCAACATCCATCACCTTTGGCTTATCCTCAGGAATGGCGGCAGTGTTATTGCAAATAGATGTGATCACGACCGTTTTCGTTGGCGTTTGGCTGTATAAAGAAACCATTTCCTCACGCATGCTCAGTGGGATTTTGATTGCTTGCGTTGGGATCATCGTCTCGATTATTTATACCAATGGTAATGTCAGCTTGGCGGGAACCGCATTTATTTTAGTGTCTGCCATGTGCTGGCCAATTGCAGGTGTAATCATGAAGCAATCTGGTTGTAAGTCCCCTTTTGCGTTTAATGTTTGGGGAATGTTATTCGCTCCAGTGCCTTTGGTGGCTTTAAGTATTCTGATTAATGGCTTTGATGTTTTAGAGATCACTTATCAACATTGGAATTCAAACACATGGATTTCAGTACTATTTCAAGCCTACCCAACCACGGTCTTTGGTTACTGGGTTTGGAATAAAATGATCTTACAATACCCAATGAGCCAGCTTGCACCTTTAACCTTATTAACCACGGTGTTTGCTTTATTAAGCGGTTACATATTATTTGGGGAATCGCTCTCAAATGCACAATGGATCTCGTGCAGCGCATTTTTAATTGGAATTGCTTTAGTGATCATCAAACCTAAGAACAAAGCAGTGAATCTAACTCAACCTATTAAAAGCCCGCATTAG
- a CDS encoding IS3 family transposase (programmed frameshift), whose translation MTTKKTRIKHSPEFKAEALKLAERVGVAAAARQLSLHESQIYGWRKNSKKDTNTSQREQELAAEVAKLKRQLAEQAEELEIGKKGRHLLREKSKVNCYEFMLEHLMYFNIVRMAKVFGVSRSGFYYWVKHRHKASQREAVRQELDTKVKEAFDNSKGRDGSRRIQKELSESGDNHNVKTIAASMKRQDLTPKAARKFKCTTDSKHQMPVAPNLLAQNFNAAAPNEKWAGDITYVATSEGWLYLAVIIDLYSRQVIGWSMDTRMTATLVCDALSMALFRREFPEQVIVHSDRGSQYCSKDYRDLITVYNLKQSMSRKGNCWDNACVESFFHSMKVEAIQYEPIMTRDQMRQTIFEYIEVDYNRTRRHSALGYLSPVNFEQQNVA comes from the exons ATGACAACTAAGAAAACTAGAATTAAACATTCCCCTGAATTTAAAGCAGAAGCCCTAAAACTAGCAGAGAGAGTGGGAGTAGCTGCGGCTGCAAGGCAGCTTTCTTTACATGAATCTCAAATCTACGGGTGGCGGAAGAACTCGAAGAAAGACACCAATACTAGTCAGCGAGAACAAGAGCTAGCCGCAGAGGTTGCCAAGCTCAAAAGGCAGTTGGCTGAGCAAGCAGAAGAGCTAGAAATTG GTAAAAAAGGCCGCCACCTACTTCGCGAAAAATCTAAAGTAAATTGCTACGAATTTATGCTCGAACACCTGATGTACTTCAATATTGTACGTATGGCTAAGGTATTCGGGGTATCCCGAAGTGGGTTTTATTACTGGGTTAAACATCGCCATAAGGCTAGCCAACGCGAGGCAGTTCGCCAAGAGCTTGATACAAAGGTCAAAGAAGCTTTTGATAACAGCAAAGGCCGAGATGGCTCAAGGCGAATCCAAAAAGAACTGTCTGAGAGCGGTGATAACCACAATGTGAAAACCATTGCGGCCAGTATGAAGCGTCAAGATTTAACGCCGAAAGCGGCACGTAAATTTAAGTGCACGACAGACAGCAAGCATCAAATGCCAGTTGCTCCAAACTTGCTGGCTCAGAACTTTAACGCAGCGGCTCCGAATGAAAAATGGGCGGGAGACATCACCTATGTTGCGACAAGCGAAGGCTGGTTGTACTTGGCAGTAATTATTGACCTTTACTCAAGACAAGTAATCGGATGGTCTATGGATACCAGAATGACGGCTACGCTGGTCTGTGATGCTCTATCAATGGCTTTGTTCCGTCGCGAATTTCCTGAGCAGGTTATCGTTCATAGTGATCGAGGTAGTCAGTACTGCTCAAAAGATTATCGAGACCTCATAACTGTTTATAATCTAAAGCAAAGTATGAGTAGGAAAGGAAACTGCTGGGACAATGCTTGTGTTGAGAGCTTCTTCCATTCGATGAAAGTTGAAGCGATCCAATATGAGCCGATTATGACGAGAGACCAGATGCGTCAAACGATCTTCGAGTACATAGAGGTTGATTATAATCGGACAAGAAGGCACAGTGCTCTTGGGTATCTAAGCCCTGTTAACTTTGAACAGCAAAATGTCGCTTAA
- a CDS encoding LysR family transcriptional regulator, translating to MDTNRIMHLMPEMATFVTIIEEGSFSKAAIKLGVMPSSVSRSISKLETQLQQKLIERTTRQLRLTSVGEDVFQLCLDMLNSAKQAVNAAQSNQNNVSGDLSIAAPKALSRQILMPIILAFIKQYPDVSLKWKVADHYIDPISGEVDVVIHITDKPVEGLVAKTLGSVKRVACASPAYIKKHGLPTHPDDLFSHQCIGYGESAADNTWILTKDAKKHVIKIKGVIAVNHSEIRREAVLQGLGISIFPDFTLSKYLNSGELIQVLPEWHINGNYQGNIVAQYPQSKYIPNQLKAFLNFIQIN from the coding sequence GTGGACACAAATAGAATCATGCATTTGATGCCAGAAATGGCCACTTTCGTCACTATTATTGAAGAGGGAAGTTTTTCAAAAGCCGCCATAAAGCTGGGCGTAATGCCATCATCGGTGAGTCGTTCAATCAGTAAATTAGAAACTCAGTTACAACAGAAGTTAATTGAAAGAACTACGCGTCAATTGCGCTTAACCTCCGTTGGAGAAGACGTATTTCAACTTTGTCTTGATATGCTCAACTCCGCTAAACAGGCAGTGAATGCTGCACAGTCAAATCAAAATAATGTATCGGGAGACTTGAGTATTGCTGCCCCTAAAGCCTTATCTCGTCAGATTTTAATGCCGATAATATTGGCGTTCATTAAGCAATATCCCGATGTATCATTGAAATGGAAAGTCGCCGATCACTACATTGATCCCATCAGTGGCGAAGTCGATGTGGTTATCCATATTACAGATAAGCCAGTGGAAGGTTTAGTGGCAAAAACATTAGGATCGGTGAAACGAGTTGCTTGCGCTAGCCCCGCGTATATTAAGAAGCATGGCCTACCGACTCATCCTGATGATTTATTCTCACACCAATGCATCGGTTATGGCGAAAGTGCAGCGGATAATACATGGATCTTAACCAAAGATGCCAAAAAGCATGTGATTAAGATTAAGGGGGTGATTGCAGTTAATCATAGTGAAATTAGAAGAGAAGCGGTATTGCAAGGACTTGGTATTTCAATTTTCCCGGACTTTACCCTATCCAAATATCTCAACTCAGGCGAACTTATCCAAGTCCTACCTGAATGGCACATCAATGGTAATTATCAGGGCAACATTGTGGCGCAATACCCACAATCTAAGTACATACCGAATCAGCTAAAAGCTTTTCTTAACTTTATCCAAATAAACTGA
- a CDS encoding GNAT family N-acetyltransferase translates to MSLNEVSSLAGADQSVIIVAESDDQLIGYISGYVHEAFYASGSVAWVDEVLVTEKHRGSSIGGKLMARFEQQAKEHNCVLVSLATAGAKGFYEHIGYVSKAGYYKKYL, encoded by the coding sequence ATGTCGCTTAATGAAGTGTCCAGTCTGGCTGGAGCAGATCAGTCTGTCATTATAGTGGCAGAATCAGATGACCAGTTAATTGGGTATATTTCAGGTTATGTGCATGAAGCCTTTTATGCATCGGGTAGTGTGGCCTGGGTTGACGAGGTTTTAGTTACTGAAAAGCATCGTGGCAGTAGTATCGGTGGTAAGTTGATGGCTAGGTTTGAACAGCAGGCCAAAGAACATAATTGTGTATTGGTCTCGTTGGCAACAGCTGGTGCTAAAGGTTTTTATGAGCATATTGGTTATGTGTCAAAAGCCGGTTATTACAAAAAGTATCTGTGA
- a CDS encoding coniferyl aldehyde dehydrogenase produces the protein MNLTTESVTTPSANQSVSGEAQPTTSQILNRSLDAQRQAFTSHGQESYEERKKYLLNLKLLLTENREAIIEAINKDYGNRSYHETLLAEVITVVSDISSTIKHLKKWMKVQKRSVDQSLYFGAKNRVIPQGIGVVGFIIPWNFPLNLSFSGLSAAFAAGNRAMVKMSENSVNFSELLKQLSPKYFNQDKLQFFTETGEVGIAFSTLPLDHLMFTGSGVTGRKVMAACAQNLTPVTLELGGKSPAVIDPNYPLDKAVERIMFVKQFNAGQICTTVDYTFVHQSQLAAFIQSTKTWVKKHCPDIHSKDYTSIIDDTAFVRLVETVDDAQKQGATIINLSDQEADATTRKFPLTLILDTTDEMTISQRETFGPIMMVKTYQQADEVINYIVQRDRPLAFYPFSNNKTLVNHYLSNVLSGGVSVNDALFHVGQHDLPFGGIGGSGMGHYHGYEGFVTFSKMRPVFYQASFSSLTFLMPPYGKFATRALHFIAKFKS, from the coding sequence ATGAACCTGACTACCGAGTCCGTAACAACTCCGTCTGCCAACCAATCTGTCAGTGGTGAGGCTCAACCTACGACTTCCCAAATATTGAATCGTTCTTTAGATGCTCAACGTCAAGCCTTTACTTCGCATGGGCAAGAAAGCTATGAAGAGCGTAAGAAGTACTTGCTCAACCTAAAATTATTACTGACTGAAAACCGTGAAGCCATCATTGAAGCCATCAATAAAGATTACGGTAATCGTTCTTACCATGAAACCTTATTGGCGGAAGTCATTACTGTCGTCAGTGATATTTCCAGTACCATTAAACATCTTAAAAAATGGATGAAAGTTCAAAAGCGCAGCGTTGATCAAAGCCTCTATTTTGGAGCTAAGAACCGTGTGATACCACAAGGCATTGGCGTGGTGGGATTCATCATCCCTTGGAACTTCCCACTTAATTTAAGCTTTTCTGGTTTGTCGGCGGCCTTTGCGGCGGGTAACCGAGCCATGGTAAAAATGTCGGAAAATTCTGTAAATTTTTCGGAGTTACTCAAGCAACTCAGCCCCAAATATTTCAACCAAGACAAACTGCAATTTTTCACCGAAACTGGTGAAGTCGGCATTGCTTTTTCAACCCTTCCTCTTGATCACTTAATGTTTACTGGTTCCGGCGTGACGGGGAGAAAGGTCATGGCGGCGTGTGCACAGAATCTTACGCCCGTCACGTTAGAGTTAGGAGGAAAATCACCCGCCGTGATTGATCCTAATTATCCATTAGATAAAGCAGTTGAGCGCATCATGTTTGTTAAGCAGTTTAATGCTGGGCAAATTTGTACTACGGTTGACTATACTTTTGTGCATCAATCCCAACTAGCCGCTTTCATTCAATCAACGAAAACCTGGGTCAAAAAACATTGCCCTGATATCCACAGTAAAGACTACACCTCGATTATTGATGACACCGCCTTTGTACGACTGGTAGAGACTGTGGACGACGCACAGAAACAAGGCGCCACCATCATCAATTTAAGTGACCAAGAAGCCGATGCGACCACGCGAAAATTTCCACTCACTTTAATATTAGACACCACCGATGAGATGACCATTAGCCAACGTGAAACCTTTGGCCCAATTATGATGGTGAAAACCTACCAACAAGCCGATGAAGTGATTAATTACATCGTACAACGCGATCGCCCTCTTGCGTTTTACCCATTTAGCAATAATAAAACGCTGGTTAATCATTACTTAAGCAATGTGCTTTCTGGCGGGGTATCGGTAAACGACGCACTATTCCATGTGGGTCAACACGACTTACCATTTGGTGGGATCGGTGGCAGTGGTATGGGGCATTATCACGGTTATGAAGGGTTCGTCACTTTTTCTAAAATGCGCCCTGTTTTCTATCAAGCCAGTTTTTCAAGTTTAACATTTCTCATGCCACCATATGGGAAGTTCGCGACGAGAGCTCTACATTTTATCGCTAAATTTAAGTCCTAA
- a CDS encoding aminotransferase class I/II-fold pyridoxal phosphate-dependent enzyme, producing MAKYKQLAEKFIADIQTGKLSYGDRMLSLRQLSRQHNISLSTAVNCYEELESLGWLISKPQAGFYVSSQQSEIQSPEWHPFTSSVSTLEPQRFSSPKLSGAKLSGPLGRSRSSLDQDSRAALDNCFRRAMKRSAQKVEDYPELQGEKVLREALANHFSHNGFGLNSDELVVTHGCIDAVKIALEACTKAGDTVAVIRSSCFGH from the coding sequence ATGGCGAAATACAAACAGCTAGCAGAAAAGTTTATTGCGGATATTCAAACAGGAAAGCTATCGTATGGCGATCGTATGTTGTCATTACGTCAGTTATCTCGCCAACATAATATAAGCTTATCGACGGCGGTGAATTGCTATGAAGAGTTGGAATCTTTAGGTTGGCTTATTTCTAAACCACAAGCGGGTTTTTACGTTTCTTCACAACAAAGTGAAATTCAATCTCCAGAATGGCATCCTTTTACTAGTTCAGTTTCAACGTTGGAACCACAACGTTTTTCTAGCCCTAAGTTATCTGGCGCTAAGTTATCTGGCCCTTTAGGACGATCTCGATCGTCATTAGATCAAGATTCTCGTGCGGCTCTGGATAATTGTTTTCGGCGAGCCATGAAACGCTCTGCTCAGAAAGTAGAAGATTACCCAGAATTACAAGGTGAGAAAGTTCTGCGTGAGGCGTTAGCCAACCATTTTAGTCATAATGGATTTGGTTTAAATTCAGATGAATTAGTGGTCACGCATGGTTGTATTGATGCAGTAAAAATAGCGTTAGAAGCCTGTACCAAAGCGGGGGATACCGTGGCGGTGATCCGCTCCAGCTGTTTTGGACACTGA
- a CDS encoding AraC family transcriptional regulator, whose protein sequence is MSHYIRASSLEGFSDLVRSYHANPNQILKEVGIVASQLRDPDAFIHYDHFLAALELSAQRCHCETFGLELSAKQGVNTLGLIGAYMSRQDTIIDALTVAKKYLYLHAEGLILTFENMNNKQCEIQFTNLSPAGLSPQKAQVTLGTCFYLLQDLVGVKWRVDKVCFRQNSPQNIQVFTDFFGCKPEFNCETDSIYFQSQFLNLKPNINHQLLDKILFQEIAATKPNSQLEQLQRIENAIKTLLATGDCTKENIALCMDVHPKKLQRFLAEQETSYREMIDQVRKREALILLKNHQFNLTTVALKLGYCELSVFSRRFKTWFGMSPTQWQESLNIEE, encoded by the coding sequence ATGAGTCATTATATCCGTGCATCGAGTTTAGAAGGTTTCAGTGATTTAGTGAGAAGTTATCATGCTAATCCTAATCAGATTTTAAAAGAAGTGGGTATTGTGGCGAGCCAGCTTCGAGATCCGGACGCCTTTATCCACTACGACCACTTTCTGGCTGCATTGGAATTGTCTGCACAACGCTGTCATTGCGAGACGTTTGGTTTAGAACTCAGTGCAAAGCAGGGCGTTAATACATTAGGCTTAATTGGGGCCTATATGTCACGCCAAGACACCATTATTGACGCGTTAACGGTGGCCAAAAAATACCTGTATTTGCATGCCGAAGGGTTGATTTTAACGTTTGAAAATATGAACAATAAACAGTGTGAAATTCAGTTTACAAACCTTTCACCGGCAGGGTTATCACCGCAAAAAGCGCAAGTGACTCTTGGAACATGCTTTTACCTGTTACAAGATTTGGTTGGGGTTAAGTGGCGAGTTGATAAGGTCTGTTTTCGACAAAATTCACCCCAAAATATACAAGTGTTTACGGATTTTTTTGGCTGTAAACCTGAATTTAATTGTGAAACGGATAGCATTTATTTCCAAAGCCAATTTTTGAACCTTAAGCCGAATATTAATCATCAATTATTGGATAAAATTCTTTTTCAAGAAATAGCAGCGACAAAGCCAAATTCACAGTTAGAACAGCTTCAACGAATTGAAAATGCGATTAAAACGTTACTGGCAACGGGGGATTGTACGAAAGAAAATATTGCTTTATGCATGGATGTTCATCCTAAAAAATTACAACGCTTTCTAGCGGAACAAGAAACAAGTTATCGTGAAATGATCGACCAAGTACGAAAAAGAGAAGCATTGATCTTGCTTAAAAATCATCAGTTCAACTTAACCACCGTCGCCCTTAAACTTGGTTATTGTGAATTATCAGTATTTAGCCGCCGATTTAAAACATGGTTTGGGATGTCACCAACGCAGTGGCAAGAAAGTCTTAATATAGAAGAATGA
- a CDS encoding GMC family oxidoreductase: protein MSNVTYDFDQIIIGSGFGGSVSALRLTEKGNRVLILEKGKRRNDKDFAKTNLDRKNYIWMPTVGWKGVTQFSYTNKVTVIHGVGVGGGSQVYANVHFIPEDKVFSSPAWSRIRTDWKEQILPYYGLAQRMLGTAKNTYTNIADETLRKVAEDIGRGDSYTTVSTGVLFPQDDDVQGKAMPDPYFNGDGPERNTCQMCANCEIGCRYNSKNTLMKNYLYFAERNGAEIRPESEVLKIELITPNGDGCDGYKVTIREHKENNKKREYTVTTRGVVVSAGVMGTVPLLLRMRDQYKTLPNISKLLGQQIRTNSETLTTANDMNVKISDGVAISSFISVDDDTNVEINRFGEGSNGTWLYLPYVPMVTGVGIKRIGKFLLNTIAHPIKTVKVLNPNGKAARSILFLVMQKSESFIHFEWRRKWYRLFKKEISAVQNSDDIPLTVSFPAAEDATRRFSEKLNGEAGSALTEILTGAPMTAHIMGGVAIGRNAQEGVVDESGEVFGYKNMRVIDGSIIPGNLGVNPSLTITALAEYAMSKVGVFDEKRASHIKPILFSEPLEGQTSALTGSGNLVATLKPQPQ from the coding sequence ATGAGCAATGTAACCTATGACTTTGATCAAATCATTATTGGCTCAGGCTTTGGCGGTTCGGTCAGTGCCCTACGCTTAACCGAAAAAGGTAACCGAGTTCTTATTCTCGAAAAAGGCAAGCGACGTAATGACAAGGATTTTGCTAAAACCAACTTAGATAGAAAAAATTATATCTGGATGCCAACAGTCGGATGGAAAGGCGTGACTCAATTCAGTTATACCAATAAAGTTACCGTTATCCATGGTGTAGGCGTTGGTGGCGGATCTCAAGTTTATGCCAACGTACACTTCATTCCAGAAGATAAGGTCTTTAGCTCACCCGCTTGGTCTCGTATTCGTACTGATTGGAAAGAGCAAATCTTGCCTTATTATGGTCTTGCTCAGCGCATGTTAGGCACCGCTAAAAATACCTATACCAATATTGCCGATGAGACCTTAAGAAAAGTCGCTGAAGACATAGGGCGAGGAGATTCCTATACTACCGTATCAACGGGCGTTCTCTTTCCTCAAGATGACGACGTTCAAGGAAAAGCTATGCCCGATCCGTATTTTAACGGCGATGGCCCCGAGCGTAACACTTGTCAAATGTGTGCTAATTGTGAAATTGGTTGCCGTTATAACTCCAAGAATACATTAATGAAGAATTACCTTTATTTTGCAGAGCGTAATGGCGCTGAAATCCGCCCAGAAAGTGAAGTCTTAAAAATTGAGCTCATTACCCCAAATGGGGATGGATGTGATGGGTATAAAGTCACCATAAGAGAGCATAAAGAGAATAACAAAAAACGAGAATATACAGTCACCACACGAGGTGTTGTGGTCTCTGCTGGTGTTATGGGCACGGTACCTTTATTACTGCGCATGAGAGATCAATACAAAACACTGCCTAATATTTCAAAATTACTCGGTCAACAAATTCGGACGAACTCTGAAACCTTAACCACCGCGAATGATATGAATGTAAAAATCAGTGATGGTGTCGCGATTAGCTCTTTCATTTCGGTTGATGACGACACTAATGTTGAAATTAATCGCTTTGGAGAAGGATCGAACGGTACTTGGTTATATTTGCCGTATGTTCCAATGGTCACGGGTGTCGGTATTAAACGTATTGGTAAATTCTTACTCAATACCATTGCTCATCCGATTAAAACGGTTAAGGTTCTTAACCCAAATGGCAAAGCCGCGCGTTCAATCTTATTTCTAGTGATGCAAAAATCTGAATCGTTTATCCATTTTGAATGGCGACGTAAATGGTACCGTTTGTTTAAAAAAGAGATTTCAGCAGTACAAAATTCCGATGATATTCCATTGACGGTTTCTTTCCCTGCCGCTGAAGATGCGACTCGCCGTTTTTCAGAAAAACTCAATGGTGAAGCAGGCTCAGCGTTAACCGAGATCTTAACCGGAGCACCAATGACGGCCCATATTATGGGAGGAGTCGCGATTGGTCGTAATGCACAAGAAGGTGTCGTCGATGAAAGTGGAGAAGTCTTCGGATATAAAAATATGCGAGTCATCGATGGTTCAATCATTCCCGGAAATCTAGGCGTGAATCCATCATTAACCATCACCGCGTTGGCTGAATATGCCATGAGTAAAGTCGGCGTGTTTGATGAAAAACGAGCCAGCCACATAAAACCGATTTTGTTCTCTGAACCATTAGAAGGACAAACTTCCGCCTTAACTGGCAGCGGTAATTTAGTGGCTACGTTAAAGCCACAGCCACAGTAA